The genomic stretch TCACCGCTCCGTGGAGTCAACCGCTCATTTCAGCCGGTCGGTTCCGCTCGACATGGGCTTTTTCAGCCGCACCGCCGAGATGCCCTGTATCTAGGACCGCGTTCAGAACTTGTCAACTTCATCGACCCGCTCTGTCCCGTTCAGGCTCGCTACCCCGCTCATCCTTCAGCGTGGAGACGCCAGCCTTCGGTCATATTGATGCTCAAAAGAACAGCCCCACGTCGCTGAAGTGTCACCGGTGTGACACCGCGCCGTCAGGTGAGGCGGCTTATCCACCAACTGATCAGGCGGCGCAAGCTCTTTCACCTGCACCGCTCTGTGCGCCCCACCCGGACTCACCGTCTCCGCGGCACATCCCGCAGTCAGCTCATCCAGCTCCGGTTCGAGGTGGTGTGGGGGAAACCACACCCGGCGCTCAAGACATTCCCTCGGGGTCAGCGCCCCGAGTCCGAGGTCCCAGGCATCTCCAACCGGAGTTTCGCGAGATCCACCCGCCCCCGCCTGCAGCGCTCGGCGATGACCACCGAGTGCAGGTCCTTATAGGCGCGCTCGAAGTCGTCGTTCACGATGATGTAGTCGTAGGTCGCGATCCCCCGCTCGATCTCCGAGCGAGCCGCCAGCATCCGGCGGCGGATGGTCTCCTCGGAATCCGTCCCACGATCGCGCAGGCGCCGCTCGAGCTCATCCATCGAGGGCGGCAGGACGAAGGCAAGCACCGCGTCGGGGTGCTTGCGCTTGATCGCATGCCCGCCCTGCACGTCGATGTCGAAGATGGCCACGCCCCGCCGTGCCCGGGCCTCCTCCACCACCGCCTGGGAGCTCCCGTAGAAATGGCCGTGGACCTCGGCCCATTCGACGAACTCGCCCCGCTCGATCCGCTCCTGGAAGGAAGCGACATCCACGAAGTGGTAGTCCACCCCGTCTTGCTCCCGGCCTCGCGGCTTCCGGGTCGTGACGCTGATGGAGAAGATGGCGTCCGGCAGCTCGCCGAGCAGACGGCGCGCCAGGGTCGTCTTTCCCGTCCCCGACGCAGCGGAGAGGACGAGCAGGATGCCAGGCTGGAATGGAGTGGGCTCGCTCATTCGACGTTCTGAACCTGTTCGCGGATGCGCTCGACTTCTGCCTTCATCGACACCACTCGCGTGGAGATCTCCGCGTGCTGGCTCTTCGAGCCCGTGGTGTTCACCTCGCGGTGCATCTCCTGGACGAGGAAATCCATGCGACGGCCCGACGGCTCGCTCCCCGCTATCAGCTGACGGAACTGCTCGAGGTGACTCGCCAGCCGGGTCATCTCCTCGGCAATGTCCGTCCGCTCGGCGAACACAGCCACCTCCTGCGCCAGTCGCTGCTCGTCCACGGAGATGCCACGCGCCAGCTCGGCCACCCGCTCGGCCAGCCTCTGCCGGTACTCCTCCACCGACCGGGGCGACAGCTCCGCCACCTCCCGGCTCCAGCGCTCGATGAGCCCCAGCCTGGTTTCCAGGTCGGCCTGGATGGCCCTTCCCTCCACCTGGCGCATCTGCTCCAGCGCGCCCAACGCCTGTGCCAGCGCCTCCTGTACCGCCTTCGAGGCCGACTCCACGTCCATGCCCCGCTCCTCCAGCCGCACCACGCCCGGCTGGTTCGCGACATGGGCCCAGCCCACTTCGATCTGATCCCCGAGCGCCCCAGCGACCTCCCGGAAGGCCCGCGCGTACTCCCTCGCCAGCGCCACGTCCACCACCGGCACCGTCCCGGCCGCCGTCGCCGTCTGACGCTTGATGAAGACCTCCACCGAGCCGCGGGCGAGCCGGTCCTTCACCTGCTTCACCACCACCGACTCCAGCGCCGCCAGCTCCCTCGGAAGCCGTGCCTTCACCTCGCAGAACTTGTGGTTCAGCGAGCGCAGCTCGACCGAGAACTCCTCGTCTCCTACCCGGGCGCGTCCCGCGCCGAATCCCGTCATGCTCTTCAGCATTGGCGGCTTGCTAGGCGCTTCCGGCCAACAGGTCAAGCCACCTGCGCGAATCCTCTCTGCTATGGTCCGCCCCCCGATGGTCTGGCACAAGCGGCTCGAGTCCTGGGCGAAGCTGGCACTCGCTCTCGTGGCCTCCGTCCTCCTCTGGCGCCCTGGTCGCCGGCGGAAGGCCGGAGCGCCCCTCCCCTCCCCCAAGCGCGTCCTCCTCGTCCGTATCGACAACCGGGTCGGCGAGGCGCTCCTCACCACCCCCCTCCTCAGCACCCTCAAGGCCTCCCCCCAACCCCCGGCGGTCCACGTCCTCGTCCACTCCAAGGTCGCCCGCGTCCTCTCCGGCCACCCCCACGCCGACCGCATCATCCCCTTCGACCGGCGGCTCATCTGGCTCGGCGCGCTCGCCCCCGGCATCCGCGCCCTGCGCCGCGAGCGCTATGACGTCGTCGTCGACTGCGCCAACTGGTCCACTCCCTCCGTCACCTCCGCCCTCATCTCCCGCCTCGTGGGGCCTCGTGCCATCGTCATCGGGCCCCGCCAGTGGCCCATTCATTACCTCCACTCGATCTCCGTCCCCGCCCGCTCCGATACCCCTCGCGAGGTGATACAGCGCGTCCATCTGCTCGATCCCCTCCTCCAGGGCCCTCCCCATGAGCTGATGTCCTTCCGCGAGCCCCAGGTCAGCGATTCGTTCCGCGCCTGGCTCGAGGCGGGCTCCGGCTCTCCCCGCGCCGTCGTCAACCCCGGCGGGCGACTCGGCTGGCGCCGCATTCCTCCCGAGGCCTTCGCCTCCGCCGCTCGCGCATTGATCGCCTCCGGCCGTACACCTGTCGTCACCTGGGGCCCCGGTGAGGAGGAGCTCGCTCGCGCGGTCGTCGCAGCCGCCCCCGGCGCCGTGCTCGCTCCCCCCACCAGCATCGACGAGCTCGCCGCCCTCATGCGCTCCGCCGGTCTCACCGTCTGCAACAACACCGGCCCCATGCACCTGTCCGTCTCCCTCGGGACTCCTACCCTCGGACTCTTCCTCCGCATGGACATGGCTCGCTGGGGACACCCCCATCCTCCCCACCGCATGGTCGACCTGACTCCCGTGGTCGACTCGGGTGGCGATCTCGAGGCCCGTGTCTTCGAAGAGGTGCGGGCCTTCGCCCAGGGGTTGGCCGCGCAGGTCTCCGCCCAGTGAGGTCAGTAGCGGCGCGCCGAGGCGTTCAACAGCTCTGGTACTGAGTCCCTGATCGGGTACGCCAGACGGCAGTGCTCGCAGTGCAGCTCGTCCTCGGACCCAGGGGTTGAAGCGCGAAGACCCTCACCCCAACCCTCTCCCAGAGGGAGAGGGGGCTTTCCTCGGGATTGGAACACCAGTGCGCCCTTGCAGCTGGGACAGGCCAATGTCGCGAGGAGTTCGTCGGGGAGCCTCATGCTCGCGCTCCTACTTCGTTCCTCGCTCCGACTGCAGCCTCTTCGCGAGCTCCGTCGTGCTGTGGTTCTTTGGATCTCCCGCCACCGCTACACGTCCCCCGTAGGCTCTTACCTCGTCCGCCTCGGGAATCGTGTCCGGCGTGTAGTCCGTCCCCTTCACGTGCACGTCCGGCTTCAGCTCCCGGATGATGTTCCTCACGTTCGGCTCATCGAACACCACCACCCGGTCCGTACACGCCAACGCCGCCACCATCTCCGCCCGCTCTCCCTCGGGGATGTGTGGTCGGCCCGGCCCCTTGTACGCCCTCGTCGAGGCGTCCGAGTTCACCGCCACCACCAGGTAGTCCGCCAGCTCCTTCGCCCCCTCCAGATAGCGCACGTGCCCCACGTGGATCAGATCGAACACCCCGTTGGCCAATGCCACCGTCTTCCCCTCCGCCCTCCAGCGCTCGCGCTGCTCCACTACCTCCGACAGCTTCCCCACCTTGTGGCTCGTATTCACCGCGCACTCCTCAGCTCGCCCAGCAGCTCGTCCCTCGCCACCGTCGCCGTGCCCAGCTTCTGCACCGCCAGTGAGCCCGCCACGTTCGCCAGCCGCGCCGCCGCTCCGAAGCTCCCCCCCGCCGCCAGCCCCAACGACAAGGCCGCGATCACCGTGTCCCCTGCCCCCGTCACGTCCACCGCTTCCTTCGCTCCGTGCACCGGGATCATGTCCACCCCTCCCTTCGCATCGAAGAGCGCCATCCCGTGCCGGCCCCGCGTCACCAACAGCGCCTCGCACTTCAACCGGCGCACCACCTCGTGCCCCGCCTCCACCAGCTCCTCCTCCGTCCTCAACGCCCGGCCCACCAGCGCCTGCAACTCCGGCTCGTTCGGCTTGCACACCGTCACCCCGGAGAACGCCATCAGGCTGTACCGGCTGTCCACGCACACCGGCAGCCCCTCCGCCGCCAGCTTCCGCAGCGCCTCGCGCATCTCGTCCCCCACCACCCCCGCCCCATAGTCCGACACCACCACCGCGTCCGCGTCCTTCGCCGCCTCCTCCACCCGCTTCACCAGCGCTCGCCTCAGCCTCGGCGGCAACGGCCCCCTCTGCCCCCGGTCCAGCCTCAACATCTGCTGCCGCGTCGTGCTCAACCCGCCCGCCAGGATGCGCGTCTTCGTCTCCGTCTCCACGCCCCTCGCACTCACCGCGCTCAGCTCGATTCCCGCTTCGTCGAACAGCTTCCGCAGCGCCCGCCCCATCTCGTCCGCCCCCAACACCCCCACCGCCGTCACCTGACCCGATAGCGAACGCACGTTCGCCGCCACGTTCGCCCCGCCCCCCAGCTTCACCTCCGAGGACTCGTGACGAACGATCAGCACCGGCGCCTCTCGGCTCACCCGGTCCGTCTGGCCGTAGATGTAATGGTCGGCAACCAGATCCCCCACCAGCAGCACCCTCCGGCGCGCGAAGGCCAATGGAAGCTGGGCCAGGGTGGGAGTCGCTCGGGCGGGCAGGACGGCAGCCATGGCGGCGCGTTGTCCCACAGCAGCACCCCGCCGACAAGCCGACCTTTTCCTACCCGAGCCCGAGCGCCCGCCGGAGGTGCGACTCTCCCTCCAGCACCTCCACCCCCAAGCGCACCGTCCACGCCTCGAAGCCCCCAGGCAGCCTCACCCGATCCTTCTCCGTCGTCACCACCCTCGCCCCCAGGCTCGCCGCCCGCGTGCCCACCTCGTGCAGCTCCCGCTCCGTGAATCGGTGGTGGTCCGGGAAGAAGGCCGTCCCCCTCACCTCGGTCCCCAACTCGCCCAGCGTCCTCAGGAAGCCCTCCGGCCGAGCAAGCCCCGCCAGCGCCATCACCGGTCGTCCCGATAGCGCCTCCGGCGGATGCGGCGTCCCCGAAGGATCCACCCACGCCGTGGGCCGATAGCGCGTCCTCACTCGCGGCGCTGGCAGTGGCGGCAGCTCCGGCCCCGGCGTCGACGCGGCTCGCACCCAGAAGAGCGTGGCCCGGCCCAACCCCGAGAGCGGCTCCCTCAGCGGGCCTCTCGGCAACATCCTCCCATTGCCAAACCCCACCGCCTCGTCCACCACCACCACGTCCTCGTCCCTCGCCAGCTTCCGGTGCTGGAATCCATCGTCGAGCAGCACCACCTCCAGCCCGAACTCGTCCCTCGCCCGGCGCGCCAGCTTCCGCCGATCCGCTCCCACCAACAGCCTCGCCTCCGGGCAACGGCGCGCCAGCAACAGGGGCTCATCCCCCGCCTCCTCCACCGACGGCAGCGGCCCCTTCCCCGTGAAGGTGAGCGGCTCCTTCGACTCCCTCCCGTACCCTCGCGTCAGGATTCCCACCCGCCTCCCCTCCCTCACCAGCAGCTCCGCCAGGTACAGCACCGCCGGCGTCTTCCCCGTCCCTCCCACGTTCAGGTTGCCCACCGACACGACCCGCACCCCCTCCACCCGCTCTCCTCTCCACACGCCCGCGTCGTAGAGCGCTCCCCTCAGCCTCACTCCCGCCCCGTATCCCCAGGCCAGCACCTCCAGTGGCGCCAGCAACGCCCGTCTCCCCCAGGGCTCCGCTCTCCCCGGGTAGAAGACCCGCTCGATGGCCGTCGGCTCGCTCACCGCTCCGCCCTCGCCTGCTCGTACAGCGCGAGCATGTCCTCCGCGATCCTCGCGTTGCTCGGGTGCGCCACCAGCGCCCTCTCCCCCGACTCCGACGCCGCCAACACCGCCTCCGGCGTCGGCTCCTCCACCAGCGCGTCCGCCAGCGACGGC from Archangium lipolyticum encodes the following:
- the gmk gene encoding guanylate kinase — encoded protein: MSEPTPFQPGILLVLSAASGTGKTTLARRLLGELPDAIFSISVTTRKPRGREQDGVDYHFVDVASFQERIERGEFVEWAEVHGHFYGSSQAVVEEARARRGVAIFDIDVQGGHAIKRKHPDAVLAFVLPPSMDELERRLRDRGTDSEETIRRRMLAARSEIERGIATYDYIIVNDDFERAYKDLHSVVIAERCRRGRVDLAKLRLEMPGTSDSGR
- a CDS encoding YicC/YloC family endoribonuclease, which translates into the protein MLKSMTGFGAGRARVGDEEFSVELRSLNHKFCEVKARLPRELAALESVVVKQVKDRLARGSVEVFIKRQTATAAGTVPVVDVALAREYARAFREVAGALGDQIEVGWAHVANQPGVVRLEERGMDVESASKAVQEALAQALGALEQMRQVEGRAIQADLETRLGLIERWSREVAELSPRSVEEYRQRLAERVAELARGISVDEQRLAQEVAVFAERTDIAEEMTRLASHLEQFRQLIAGSEPSGRRMDFLVQEMHREVNTTGSKSQHAEISTRVVSMKAEVERIREQVQNVE
- a CDS encoding glycosyltransferase family 9 protein, which gives rise to MVWHKRLESWAKLALALVASVLLWRPGRRRKAGAPLPSPKRVLLVRIDNRVGEALLTTPLLSTLKASPQPPAVHVLVHSKVARVLSGHPHADRIIPFDRRLIWLGALAPGIRALRRERYDVVVDCANWSTPSVTSALISRLVGPRAIVIGPRQWPIHYLHSISVPARSDTPREVIQRVHLLDPLLQGPPHELMSFREPQVSDSFRAWLEAGSGSPRAVVNPGGRLGWRRIPPEAFASAARALIASGRTPVVTWGPGEEELARAVVAAAPGAVLAPPTSIDELAALMRSAGLTVCNNTGPMHLSVSLGTPTLGLFLRMDMARWGHPHPPHRMVDLTPVVDSGGDLEARVFEEVRAFAQGLAAQVSAQ
- a CDS encoding Trm112 family protein, whose amino-acid sequence is MRLPDELLATLACPSCKGALVFQSRGKPPLPLGEGWGEGLRASTPGSEDELHCEHCRLAYPIRDSVPELLNASARRY
- a CDS encoding adenylyltransferase/cytidyltransferase family protein encodes the protein MNTSHKVGKLSEVVEQRERWRAEGKTVALANGVFDLIHVGHVRYLEGAKELADYLVVAVNSDASTRAYKGPGRPHIPEGERAEMVAALACTDRVVVFDEPNVRNIIRELKPDVHVKGTDYTPDTIPEADEVRAYGGRVAVAGDPKNHSTTELAKRLQSERGTK
- a CDS encoding bifunctional heptose 7-phosphate kinase/heptose 1-phosphate adenyltransferase translates to MAAVLPARATPTLAQLPLAFARRRVLLVGDLVADHYIYGQTDRVSREAPVLIVRHESSEVKLGGGANVAANVRSLSGQVTAVGVLGADEMGRALRKLFDEAGIELSAVSARGVETETKTRILAGGLSTTRQQMLRLDRGQRGPLPPRLRRALVKRVEEAAKDADAVVVSDYGAGVVGDEMREALRKLAAEGLPVCVDSRYSLMAFSGVTVCKPNEPELQALVGRALRTEEELVEAGHEVVRRLKCEALLVTRGRHGMALFDAKGGVDMIPVHGAKEAVDVTGAGDTVIAALSLGLAAGGSFGAAARLANVAGSLAVQKLGTATVARDELLGELRSAR
- the lpxK gene encoding tetraacyldisaccharide 4'-kinase, translated to MSEPTAIERVFYPGRAEPWGRRALLAPLEVLAWGYGAGVRLRGALYDAGVWRGERVEGVRVVSVGNLNVGGTGKTPAVLYLAELLVREGRRVGILTRGYGRESKEPLTFTGKGPLPSVEEAGDEPLLLARRCPEARLLVGADRRKLARRARDEFGLEVVLLDDGFQHRKLARDEDVVVVDEAVGFGNGRMLPRGPLREPLSGLGRATLFWVRAASTPGPELPPLPAPRVRTRYRPTAWVDPSGTPHPPEALSGRPVMALAGLARPEGFLRTLGELGTEVRGTAFFPDHHRFTERELHEVGTRAASLGARVVTTEKDRVRLPGGFEAWTVRLGVEVLEGESHLRRALGLG